One window from the genome of Helicobacter pylori encodes:
- the hypA gene encoding hydrogenase/urease nickel incorporation protein HypA, translating to MHEYSVVSSLIALCEEHAKKNQAHKIERVVVGIGERSAMDKSLFVSAFETFREESLVCKDAILDIVDEKVELECKDCSHVFKPNALDYGVCEKCHSKNVIITQGNEMRLLSLEMLAE from the coding sequence ATGCATGAATACTCGGTCGTTTCTTCTTTAATCGCTCTTTGCGAAGAGCATGCGAAGAAAAATCAAGCCCATAAGATTGAAAGAGTCGTGGTCGGTATTGGTGAAAGAAGTGCTATGGATAAGAGCTTGTTTGTGAGCGCGTTTGAGACTTTTAGAGAAGAATCTTTGGTGTGTAAAGACGCTATTTTAGACATTGTAGATGAAAAGGTTGAATTAGAATGCAAGGATTGTTCGCATGTTTTTAAGCCTAACGCGCTAGATTATGGGGTGTGTGAGAAATGCCACAGCAAGAATGTTATTATCACTCAAGGCAATGAAATGCGTTTGTTGTCTTTAGAAATGTTAGCGGAATAA
- the flgE gene encoding flagellar hook protein FlgE has product MLRSLWSGVNGMQAHQIALDIESNNIANVNTTGFKYSRASFVDMLSQVKLIATAPYKNGLAGQNDFSVGLGVGVDATTKIFSQGNIQNTDVKTDLAIQGDGFFIISPDRGITRNFTRDGEFLFDSQGSLVTTGGLVVQGWVRNGSDTGNKGSDTDALKVDNTGPLENIRIDPGMVMPARASNRISMRANLNAGRHADQTAAIFALDSSAKTPSDGINPVYDSGTNLAQVAEDMGSLYNEDGDALLLNENQGIWVSYKSAKMVKDILPSAENSTLELNGVKISFTNDSAVSRTSSLVAAKNAINAVKSQTGIEAYLDGKQLRLENTNELDGDEKLKNIVVTQAGTGAFANFLDGDKDVTAFKYSYTHSISPNADIGQFRTTEDLRALIQHDANIVKDPSLADNYQDSAASIGVSVNQYGMFEINNKDNKNVIKENLNIFVSGYSSDSVTNNVLFKNAMKGLNTASLIEGGASASSSKFTHATHATSIDVIDSLGTKHAMHIEFYRSGGAEWNFRVIVPEPGELVGGSAARPNVFEGGRLHFNNDGSLAGMNPPLLQFDPKNGADAPQRINLAFGSSGSFDGLTSVDKISETYAIEQNGYQAGDLMDVRFDSDGVLLGAFSNGRTLALAQVALANFANDAGLQALGGNVFSQTGNSGQALIGAANTGRRGSISGSKLESSNVDLSRSLTNLIVVQRGFQANSKAVTTSDQILNTLLNLKQ; this is encoded by the coding sequence ATGCTTAGGTCTTTATGGTCTGGTGTCAATGGGATGCAAGCCCACCAAATCGCTTTGGATATTGAGAGTAACAATATTGCGAATGTGAATACCACTGGGTTTAAATATTCTAGGGCTTCTTTTGTGGACATGCTCTCTCAAGTCAAACTCATCGCTACCGCGCCCTATAAAAACGGGTTAGCAGGGCAGAATGACTTTTCTGTGGGGCTTGGGGTAGGCGTGGATGCGACGACTAAAATCTTTTCACAAGGCAATATCCAAAACACAGATGTCAAAACCGATCTAGCGATTCAAGGCGATGGCTTTTTTATCATTAGCCCTGATAGGGGGATCACGCGCAATTTCACTAGAGATGGGGAGTTCCTTTTTGACTCGCAAGGGAGTTTGGTTACCACCGGCGGGCTTGTGGTGCAAGGGTGGGTGAGAAACGGGAGCGATACCGGCAATAAAGGGAGCGATACGGACGCTTTAAAAGTGGATAACACCGGCCCTTTAGAAAACATTAGGATTGACCCAGGAATGGTGATGCCAGCCAGAGCGAGTAACCGCATTTCTATGAGGGCGAATTTAAACGCTGGAAGGCATGCCGATCAAACAGCGGCGATATTTGCTTTGGATTCTTCAGCCAAAACCCCTTCAGATGGCATTAATCCGGTGTATGATTCAGGCACGAATTTAGCTCAAGTCGCCGAAGACATGGGATCTTTATACAATGAAGATGGCGACGCTCTTTTATTGAATGAAAACCAAGGGATATGGGTGAGCTATAAAAGTGCAAAAATGGTCAAAGACATCCTCCCTTCTGCAGAAAACAGCACGCTTGAATTGAATGGGGTTAAGATTTCTTTCACAAACGATTCAGCGGTGAGTAGGACTTCAAGCTTAGTAGCGGCGAAAAATGCGATCAATGCGGTCAAAAGCCAAACAGGGATTGAAGCTTATTTGGACGGCAAGCAATTGCGTTTGGAAAACACCAATGAATTAGACGGCGATGAAAAGCTTAAAAATATTGTGGTTACTCAAGCCGGGACTGGGGCGTTCGCTAACTTTTTAGACGGCGATAAAGATGTAACGGCTTTCAAATACAGCTATACGCATTCTATCAGCCCTAATGCGGATATTGGGCAGTTTAGGACCACTGAAGATTTGCGCGCCTTAATCCAGCATGACGCTAATATCGTTAAAGACCCTAGTTTAGCGGACAATTACCAGGACTCAGCCGCTTCTATAGGGGTTAGCGTCAACCAATACGGCATGTTTGAAATCAATAATAAAGACAATAAAAATGTCATTAAAGAAAATCTTAATATCTTTGTGAGTGGGTATTCTTCAGACAGCGTAACGAACAATGTTTTGTTTAAAAACGCGATGAAAGGGCTTAATACCGCTTCTTTAATTGAAGGGGGAGCGTCAGCGAGCAGTTCTAAATTCACCCACGCAACCCATGCGACAAGCATTGATGTGATAGACAGCTTAGGCACTAAACACGCCATGCACATTGAATTTTATAGGAGTGGGGGAGCGGAATGGAATTTCAGGGTGATTGTGCCTGAGCCTGGGGAATTAGTAGGGGGGTCAGCGGCTAGGCCTAATGTGTTTGAAGGAGGCCGTTTGCATTTTAATAATGACGGATCGCTTGCAGGCATGAACCCGCCTCTTTTACAATTTGACCCTAAAAATGGCGCTGATGCTCCCCAACGCATCAATTTAGCCTTTGGTTCTTCAGGGAGCTTTGACGGGCTAACGAGCGTGGATAAGATTTCTGAAACTTATGCGATTGAGCAAAACGGCTATCAAGCGGGCGATTTGATGGATGTCCGCTTTGATTCAGACGGGGTGCTTTTAGGAGCGTTCAGTAATGGTAGGACTTTGGCACTCGCGCAAGTGGCTTTAGCGAATTTCGCTAACGATGCGGGCTTACAGGCTTTAGGCGGGAATGTCTTTTCTCAAACCGGAAACTCAGGGCAAGCCTTAATCGGCGCGGCTAATACGGGGCGTAGGGGTTCGATTTCAGGATCTAAACTAGAGTCTAGTAATGTGGATTTGAGCCGGAGTTTAACGAATTTGATTGTGGTTCAAAGGGGGTTTCAAGCGAACTCTAAAGCGGTAACCACATCCGATCAAATCCTTAATACCCTATTGAATCTTAAGCAATAA
- a CDS encoding zinc ribbon domain-containing protein YjdM, with protein MQDLPPCPKCNNAYTYHDGVQLICSSCLYEWNENEVNGEELIVKDCHNNLLQNGDSVILIKDLKVKGSSLVLKKGTKIKNIKLVNGDHNVDCKVERQSLSLKSEFLKKA; from the coding sequence ATGCAAGATTTACCCCCATGCCCTAAATGCAACAACGCCTACACCTACCATGACGGCGTGCAACTAATTTGCTCTAGCTGTTTGTATGAATGGAATGAGAATGAAGTTAATGGTGAAGAATTGATCGTTAAAGATTGCCATAACAATCTTTTACAAAATGGGGACTCGGTCATTCTCATTAAGGATTTAAAGGTTAAAGGTTCATCTTTAGTGCTTAAAAAAGGCACCAAAATCAAAAATATCAAGCTCGTCAATGGCGATCACAATGTGGATTGTAAAGTGGAGAGGCAGAGTCTGTCCTTAAAATCTGAATTCCTCAAAAAAGCTTAG
- a CDS encoding twin-arginine translocation signal domain-containing protein — protein MKRRDFIKTTALGATGAVLGAQILQAEESKGSVAKYKIEAQYSIDFDSAEHTSLFIPMPSVVASNVHLQGNHASYKSMLAFGVPYLQVDFLKSTQKKQVHLSYEIASYQLNERLFETSDFVAMGRYERDDASVANIANQLKGTTPKESVRSFYAFIKHEMPKRQKALEGKENLPKRESLPWFATISKESMFVSLCHACGIKSAEVQGLKLTQNSVVKNASRVEVYLKDSFLAFDFQNNHKEVFIPLNRHKDMQLDSALLATFGDAFALVDGRDLGNYESKLFEKRVSYTIV, from the coding sequence ATGAAACGAAGGGATTTTATTAAAACGACTGCTTTAGGCGCTACAGGTGCTGTTTTAGGAGCACAGATTTTGCAGGCAGAAGAAAGCAAAGGGAGTGTTGCAAAATATAAAATAGAAGCTCAATACAGCATTGATTTTGATTCTGCAGAACACACTTCACTTTTTATTCCCATGCCGAGTGTTGTAGCGAGCAATGTGCATTTACAAGGCAATCATGCCAGTTATAAGAGCATGCTTGCTTTTGGCGTGCCTTATTTGCAAGTGGATTTTTTAAAAAGCACTCAAAAAAAGCAAGTCCATTTGTCTTATGAGATCGCTAGCTATCAATTGAATGAGCGTTTGTTTGAAACGAGCGATTTTGTAGCGATGGGGCGTTATGAAAGAGACGATGCGAGCGTGGCTAACATTGCCAACCAACTCAAGGGAACAACCCCTAAAGAAAGCGTTCGTAGTTTTTATGCGTTCATCAAGCATGAGATGCCTAAGAGACAGAAGGCTTTAGAGGGTAAAGAAAATTTGCCTAAACGAGAGAGTTTGCCTTGGTTTGCAACCATTTCCAAAGAGAGCATGTTTGTGTCCTTATGCCATGCATGTGGGATTAAAAGCGCTGAAGTGCAAGGCTTGAAATTGACTCAAAACAGCGTGGTGAAAAACGCTTCTAGGGTAGAAGTGTATTTGAAAGATTCATTTCTAGCGTTTGATTTTCAAAATAATCACAAGGAAGTTTTTATCCCGTTGAATCGTCATAAAGACATGCAGTTAGATTCTGCTTTATTGGCGACTTTTGGCGATGCCTTTGCCCTTGTAGATGGTAGGGATTTAGGCAATTACGAGAGCAAACTTTTTGAAAAAAGAGTGTCCTATACAATTGTCTAA
- a CDS encoding catalase → MVNKDVKQTTAFGAPVWDDNNVITAGPRGPVLLQSTWFLEKLAAFDRERIPERVVHAKGSGAYGTFTVTKDITKYTKAKIFSKVGKKTECFFRFSTVAGEKGSADAVRDPRGFAMKYYTEEGNWDLVGNNTPVFFIRDAIKFPDFIHTQKRDPQTNLPNHDMVWDFWSNVPESLYQVTWVMSDRGIPKSFRHMDGFGSHTFSLINAKGERFWVKFHFHTMQGVKHLTNEEAAEIRKHDPDSNQRDLFNAIARGDFPKWKLSIQVMPEEDAKKYRFHPFDVTKIWYLQDYPLMEVGIVELNKNPENYFAEVEQAAFSPANVVPGIGYSPDRMLQGRLFSYGDTHRYRLGVNYPQIPVNKPRCPFHSSSRDGYMQNGYYGSLQNYTPSSLPGYKEDKSARDPKFNLAHIEKEFEVWNWDYRAEDSDYYTQPGDYYRSLPADEKERLHDTVGESLAHVTHKEIVDKQLEHFKKADPKYAEGVKKALEKHQKMMKDMHGKDMHHTKKKK, encoded by the coding sequence ATGGTTAATAAAGATGTGAAACAAACCACTGCTTTTGGTGCTCCCGTTTGGGATGACAACAATGTGATTACGGCTGGCCCTAGAGGTCCTGTTTTATTACAAAGCACTTGGTTTTTGGAAAAGTTAGCGGCATTTGACAGAGAAAGGATTCCTGAAAGAGTGGTGCATGCTAAAGGAAGCGGAGCTTATGGCACTTTCACCGTGACTAAAGACATCACTAAATACACTAAAGCGAAAATTTTCTCTAAAGTGGGCAAAAAAACCGAATGCTTTTTCAGATTCTCTACTGTGGCAGGGGAAAAAGGCAGTGCGGATGCGGTAAGAGACCCAAGAGGTTTTGCGATGAAGTATTACACTGAAGAAGGTAACTGGGATTTAGTAGGGAACAACACGCCCGTTTTCTTTATCCGTGATGCGATCAAATTCCCTGATTTCATCCACACTCAAAAACGAGATCCTCAAACCAATTTGCCTAATCATGACATGGTATGGGATTTTTGGAGTAATGTTCCTGAAAGTTTGTATCAAGTAACATGGGTTATGAGCGATAGAGGTATTCCTAAATCTTTCCGCCACATGGATGGTTTTGGTAGCCACACTTTCAGTCTTATCAACGCTAAAGGTGAACGCTTTTGGGTGAAATTCCACTTTCACACCATGCAAGGCGTTAAGCACTTGACTAATGAAGAAGCTGCAGAAATCAGAAAGCATGATCCTGATTCCAATCAAAGGGATTTATTCAATGCGATCGCTAGAGGGGATTTCCCAAAATGGAAATTAAGCATTCAAGTGATGCCAGAAGAAGATGCTAAAAAGTATCGATTCCATCCGTTTGATGTGACTAAAATTTGGTATCTCCAAGATTATCCATTGATGGAAGTGGGCATTGTAGAGTTGAATAAAAATCCTGAAAACTATTTCGCAGAAGTGGAGCAAGCGGCATTCAGTCCGGCTAATGTCGTTCCTGGAATTGGCTATAGCCCTGATAGGATGTTACAAGGGCGCTTGTTCTCTTATGGAGACACACACCGCTACCGCTTAGGCGTTAATTACCCTCAAATACCGGTTAATAAACCAAGATGCCCATTCCACTCTTCTAGCAGAGATGGTTACATGCAAAACGGATACTACGGCTCTTTACAAAACTATACGCCTAGCTCATTGCCCGGCTATAAAGAGGATAAGAGTGCAAGGGATCCTAAGTTCAACTTAGCTCATATTGAGAAAGAGTTTGAAGTGTGGAATTGGGATTACAGAGCTGAGGATAGCGATTACTACACCCAACCAGGTGATTACTACCGCTCATTGCCAGCTGATGAAAAAGAAAGGTTGCATGACACTGTTGGAGAGTCTTTAGCTCATGTTACCCATAAAGAAATTGTGGATAAACAATTGGAGCATTTCAAGAAAGCTGACCCCAAATACGCTGAGGGAGTTAAAAAAGCTCTTGAAAAACACCAAAAAATGATGAAAGACATGCATGGAAAAGACATGCACCACACAAAAAAGAAAAAGTAA
- a CDS encoding TonB-dependent receptor: MFLRPYIRNVLCFPLLADTCYSEERTLNKVTTQAKRIFTYNNEFKVTSKELDQRQSNEVKDLFRTNPDVNVGGGSVMGQKIYVRGIEDRLLRVTVDGAAQNGNIYHHQGNTVIDPGMLKSVEVTKGAANASAGPGAIAGVIKMETKGAADFIPRGKNYAASGAVSFYTNFGDRETFRSAYKSAHFDIIAYYTHQNIFYYRSGATAMKNLFNPTQADKEPGTPSEQNNALVKMNGYLSDRDTLTFSWNMTRDNATRPLRSNAIGLAYPCEAPFSPDSSQGCPNVLDSFTRYMYHSINSANNLSLQYKREAGNSFGDPRLDFTLYTSIRNAKFDPLFDPNGVYAQFPTSQASAWEKENYPCVEGGYCTPSFSDVDKPSSQPRDLFLNNTGLNLKVAHVIDEATDSLFEYGFNYQNLSVFDARIPKSELYRPNQVYTDDKGQKQIACTLVDNNPNDPTLCQRGKANGNIYGGYVQANYSPHKIITFGAGVRWDAYTLYDKDWNHRYTQGFSPSAALVISPIEPLSLKITYSQVTRGVMPGDGVYMRQNDLRYAKNIKPEVGSNAEFNIDYSSQYFSGRAAAFYQALDNFISQYAQNLIVTNLSQAIRIYGYEVGGTFKYKGVSLNVGISRTWPTTRGYLMADSYELAASTGNVFIIKLDYTIPKTGINLAWLSRFVTGLDYCGFDIYLPDYGTAEKPKTPTDLAKCGSKLELVHMHKPGYGVSNFYINWSPKTKSRWKGLLLSAVFNNVFNKFYVDQTSPYVMSPDMPGTDAVKRAIAEPGFNARFEVAYKW, encoded by the coding sequence ATGTTTTTAAGACCATATATTAGGAATGTTTTGTGTTTCCCCCTACTCGCTGATACTTGCTATAGCGAGGAGCGCACTTTAAATAAGGTTACCACCCAAGCTAAAAGGATTTTCACTTACAACAATGAGTTTAAAGTAACTTCTAAAGAATTGGATCAACGCCAAAGCAATGAAGTCAAGGACTTGTTTAGGACTAACCCTGATGTGAATGTGGGCGGAGGGAGCGTGATGGGGCAGAAAATCTATGTGAGAGGCATTGAAGACAGGCTTTTAAGGGTTACGGTGGATGGGGCTGCGCAAAATGGCAATATCTACCACCACCAAGGCAATACCGTGATTGACCCTGGCATGCTCAAAAGCGTGGAAGTGACTAAAGGTGCAGCGAATGCGAGTGCAGGGCCAGGAGCGATTGCAGGAGTGATTAAAATGGAGACTAAAGGAGCGGCTGATTTTATCCCTAGGGGGAAAAATTATGCGGCTAGTGGGGCGGTGAGTTTTTATACCAATTTTGGCGATCGAGAGACTTTTAGATCGGCTTACAAAAGTGCGCATTTTGATATTATCGCTTACTACACGCATCAAAATATTTTCTATTATAGAAGCGGCGCTACAGCGATGAAAAACCTTTTCAATCCCACACAAGCCGATAAAGAGCCAGGAACTCCTAGCGAGCAAAACAACGCTTTAGTTAAAATGAATGGTTATTTGAGCGACAGAGACACGCTCACTTTCAGCTGGAACATGACACGAGATAACGCTACACGCCCTTTAAGGAGTAACGCTATAGGGTTAGCCTATCCTTGTGAAGCCCCTTTTAGCCCTGATAGTTCTCAAGGGTGTCCTAATGTGTTGGATAGTTTCACAAGATACATGTATCACTCCATTAATAGCGCTAACAATCTTTCCTTACAATACAAAAGGGAAGCGGGAAATTCTTTTGGCGACCCACGATTAGATTTTACCCTTTATACAAGCATTAGAAACGCCAAGTTTGATCCCCTATTTGATCCTAATGGCGTTTATGCTCAATTCCCCACTTCTCAAGCGAGCGCATGGGAAAAAGAAAATTACCCATGCGTTGAAGGCGGGTATTGCACCCCAAGCTTTTCAGATGTGGATAAACCAAGCTCACAGCCTAGGGATTTGTTTTTAAACAACACCGGCTTAAACCTTAAAGTCGCGCATGTGATTGATGAAGCCACAGACAGCCTTTTTGAATACGGATTCAACTACCAAAATTTAAGCGTTTTTGACGCTCGCATCCCTAAATCAGAATTATACAGGCCTAATCAAGTCTATACTGATGATAAAGGGCAAAAACAAATCGCTTGCACTCTTGTGGATAATAACCCCAATGATCCTACTTTGTGCCAAAGAGGGAAAGCGAACGGGAATATTTATGGAGGCTATGTGCAAGCGAATTACTCGCCTCATAAAATCATCACTTTTGGAGCCGGGGTAAGGTGGGACGCATACACGCTTTATGATAAAGATTGGAACCACCGCTACACTCAAGGCTTTAGCCCTAGCGCGGCTCTTGTGATCAGCCCCATTGAGCCTCTATCTTTAAAAATCACTTATTCTCAAGTTACAAGGGGGGTTATGCCAGGAGATGGTGTGTATATGCGCCAAAACGATTTACGATACGCTAAAAATATCAAGCCTGAAGTGGGCTCTAACGCTGAATTTAATATTGATTATTCAAGCCAGTATTTTAGCGGGAGGGCTGCGGCGTTTTATCAAGCTTTGGATAATTTCATCTCACAATATGCGCAAAATTTGATTGTAACCAATTTGAGTCAAGCGATTAGGATCTATGGCTATGAAGTGGGCGGGACATTCAAATACAAGGGCGTGAGTTTGAATGTGGGGATCTCGCGCACTTGGCCCACCACTAGGGGGTATTTAATGGCGGACAGCTATGAGCTTGCCGCAAGCACCGGTAATGTTTTTATCATCAAATTGGATTACACCATCCCCAAAACAGGAATCAATCTTGCTTGGCTTAGCCGCTTTGTTACCGGTTTAGATTATTGCGGGTTTGATATTTACTTGCCTGATTACGGGACGGCTGAAAAACCCAAAACCCCTACCGATTTAGCCAAATGCGGATCTAAATTAGAGTTAGTGCATATGCATAAACCGGGCTATGGCGTGAGTAATTTTTATATCAATTGGAGTCCTAAAACCAAAAGCCGTTGGAAAGGTTTGTTGCTTTCAGCCGTGTTTAATAATGTTTTCAACAAATTCTATGTGGATCAAACAAGCCCTTATGTCATGAGCCCAGACATGCCAGGCACTGACGCTGTTAAAAGAGCGATCGCAGAGCCCGGGTTTAATGCGCGTTTTGAAGTGGCTTACAAATGGTAG
- the ruvC gene encoding crossover junction endodeoxyribonuclease RuvC: MRILGIDPGSRKCGYAIISHTSNKLSLITAGFINITTTRLQEQILDLIEALDCLLDRYEVNEVAIEDIFFGYNPKSVIKLAQFRGALSLKILERIGNFSEYTPLQVKKALTGNGKATKEQVAFMVKRLLNITSEIKPLDISDAIAVAITHAQRLKPH, from the coding sequence ATGCGTATTTTAGGGATAGATCCGGGCAGTAGGAAATGCGGGTATGCTATTATCTCTCACACTTCTAACAAGCTTTCTTTAATCACAGCTGGGTTCATTAACATCACCACGACACGCTTGCAAGAACAGATTTTAGACTTGATAGAAGCCTTAGATTGCTTATTGGATCGTTACGAAGTTAATGAAGTGGCGATTGAAGATATTTTCTTTGGGTATAACCCTAAAAGCGTGATCAAGCTTGCGCAATTCAGGGGGGCGTTGTCCTTAAAGATTTTAGAAAGGATCGGTAATTTTAGCGAATACACGCCCTTACAAGTCAAAAAAGCCCTAACCGGTAACGGGAAAGCCACTAAAGAGCAAGTAGCCTTTATGGTCAAACGCTTGCTTAACATCACAAGCGAAATCAAGCCTTTGGATATTAGCGATGCGATAGCCGTTGCTATCACGCATGCGCAACGCTTGAAGCCCCACTAA
- a CDS encoding NYN domain-containing protein, protein MKANTIILVDWENFRRDIKQTKCVNYNIALDVIVTIRAFLLDDEWISRIYFYTTPPFDFEHALWDKRNDTLQNEKNPGTEMKIFTSSDIEEILQSSEATKWEKIYSDVENFQHDLASLDQVELRLGRTKLNAIRVEFDGSYRALLEQKQVDMLMGLDIQRIAFKKIADRILIFSKDTDLIPALKLARDEGLRVDIADLSNRLSLLSQDLKYNSDKVRKLSSNEVKDKLFSIRENLTKTNWALTKP, encoded by the coding sequence ATGAAAGCAAACACAATCATATTAGTGGATTGGGAGAATTTCAGGCGCGATATTAAACAAACAAAATGCGTTAATTACAATATTGCTTTAGATGTGATCGTTACTATCAGAGCTTTTTTACTAGATGATGAATGGATCAGTCGTATTTACTTTTATACCACCCCACCCTTTGATTTTGAACATGCGTTATGGGATAAGAGGAACGACACCCTCCAAAATGAAAAAAATCCGGGAACAGAAATGAAAATCTTCACCAGCAGCGACATTGAAGAGATCTTACAAAGCAGTGAAGCGACTAAATGGGAGAAGATTTATAGCGATGTGGAAAATTTCCAACACGATCTGGCTTCATTGGATCAAGTGGAATTGAGGTTAGGAAGGACTAAGTTAAACGCAATAAGAGTGGAGTTTGATGGGAGTTATAGGGCGTTATTAGAACAAAAGCAGGTGGATATGCTCATGGGTCTTGACATTCAAAGAATAGCCTTTAAAAAAATAGCTGATAGGATTTTGATATTTTCAAAAGATACGGATCTAATCCCAGCGCTCAAATTAGCCAGAGATGAGGGGTTAAGGGTGGATATTGCCGATTTGTCTAACAGATTGTCTCTTCTTAGCCAGGATTTGAAATACAATTCTGATAAAGTGAGGAAATTGAGCAGTAACGAAGTCAAAGACAAGCTTTTTTCCATCAGAGAAAATCTCACTAAAACCAACTGGGCTTTAACTAAACCATAA
- a CDS encoding DUF3519 domain-containing protein, which produces MNEATAGAALKYHLKRALERSHSISEFSKNLELSAQNAKFSNNTLKIIEELTNGVKQASEEIKEKATKYEKALQELQKIDESKLTKEQQQVLKVFKGELDQAEVKGIDLNDLYILDQGTRHAGAKKILVKHYGEESTGGLTNDELINMSEVIKNGSVLLESFERLKNGFRYGYEWDNNGVKLRLVVDDLNDGNKIFDFHRNFKDFRDARPQPSISKDSRTQPTTLNAPNPTQKPLNSQEDLLKNTELDKETTQDATKLSPLEQANAKKLLKEQHATTPLKEFGTNYPEFALKPKEALEKLLQEKNGQVAGAAFREDLGGIDFVWGTPKTKESVGYGLAHVLERREQQALADGLSEAEAKEYALNIVKSIPEVLEKGTKGTDHLGRVFVDYGNKRVGLNNTWNNKDLENHWVISSYELRDTTEKPTHFPTSQAITKEKDIYSLNSVENNPTKKPLNSQEDLLKNTENLNETTQEAKNLSPLEQANAKKYELILKTKHKTKL; this is translated from the coding sequence TTGAACGAAGCCACCGCAGGCGCAGCCTTGAAGTATCACCTAAAAAGAGCGCTTGAGAGAAGCCACTCAATAAGCGAATTTAGTAAGAATTTAGAATTAAGCGCACAAAACGCTAAATTTAGCAACAACACGCTTAAAATCATTGAAGAGCTTACTAACGGCGTCAAACAAGCGAGCGAAGAAATCAAAGAGAAAGCCACTAAATACGAAAAAGCCTTACAAGAATTACAAAAGATTGATGAAAGCAAACTGACTAAAGAACAGCAACAAGTTTTAAAGGTTTTTAAGGGAGAGTTAGATCAAGCAGAGGTTAAAGGCATAGACTTAAACGACCTTTACATTTTAGATCAAGGCACAAGGCATGCGGGAGCTAAAAAGATTTTAGTTAAACATTATGGAGAAGAAAGCACAGGCGGACTAACGAACGACGAGCTAATTAACATGAGCGAAGTTATTAAAAACGGAAGCGTGTTATTAGAGAGTTTTGAAAGGCTTAAAAATGGGTTTAGATACGGCTATGAATGGGATAATAACGGCGTAAAGCTTAGGTTAGTAGTAGATGATTTAAATGATGGTAATAAGATTTTTGATTTTCATAGGAATTTTAAAGATTTTAGAGATGCCAGGCCACAACCTAGCATCTCAAAGGATAGCAGGACACAACCTACTACCCTTAATGCACCTAATCCTACCCAAAAACCGCTAAATAGTCAAGAGGATTTATTAAAAAATACAGAATTAGATAAAGAAACCACACAAGACGCTACAAAATTAAGCCCTTTAGAACAAGCCAACGCAAAAAAGCTTCTTAAAGAACAACACGCTACAACCCCACTCAAAGAGTTTGGCACTAATTACCCCGAGTTTGCCTTAAAGCCTAAAGAAGCGTTAGAGAAATTATTACAAGAGAAAAACGGACAAGTAGCAGGCGCAGCGTTCAGGGAGGATTTAGGAGGGATTGATTTTGTTTGGGGAACACCAAAGACTAAAGAGAGCGTAGGTTATGGATTAGCGCATGTGTTAGAACGAAGAGAACAGCAAGCGCTTGCTGATGGCTTAAGTGAAGCAGAAGCTAAAGAATACGCCCTAAATATCGTTAAATCTATCCCTGAAGTGTTAGAGAAAGGCACTAAAGGAACGGATCATTTAGGGCGTGTGTTTGTAGATTATGGAAATAAGAGAGTAGGTTTAAATAACACATGGAATAACAAAGATTTAGAAAATCATTGGGTAATAAGCAGTTATGAATTACGAGATACAACAGAGAAGCCCACGCATTTTCCGACCTCGCAAGCAATCACTAAAGAAAAGGACATTTATTCTTTAAACTCCGTAGAAAATAATCCTACAAAAAAACCGCTAAATAGTCAAGAGGATTTATTAAAAAATACAGAAAATTTAAACGAAACCACACAAGAAGCTAAAAATTTAAGCCCCCTTGAACAAGCCAACGCAAAAAAGTATGAATTAATACTAAAAACGAAGCATAAAACGAAATTATAA